Proteins encoded by one window of Synechococcus sp. WH 7805:
- a CDS encoding LptF/LptG family permease codes for MKSSIQRLIHRIPLLDRWLLGELLGPLLFAVAAFTVVSLSVGVMFELVRQIVESGLPVGIAVQVLLQRLPSFLVISFPMATLMASLLAYSRLSANSELTALRSVGVTATRMIVPALILALVMSGLTFIFNDALVPRANRSAETTLARALGKAIATEKGTNIVYSRFGRLQETDGTSNKGLAQLFYARKFRDGVMNEVTVLDFTRAGFTQMLVADRAVWNESQAKWQFFDGQILTLTPSGSTTSADFDQYLYPLSAAPIRIAKLPKDANNMTVVEALQAKDLLQQAGDIKEARRLEVRIQEKFTLPMACLVFGLIGASLGAKPNNRTSRSQGFGISVVLILVYYVLSFSFSSLGVKGTLPPLLAAWSPVLISLAGGGFLLRQASR; via the coding sequence CTCCATTCAACGTCTCATCCATCGGATTCCCTTGTTGGACCGTTGGTTGCTTGGTGAGCTGCTGGGTCCTCTGCTCTTCGCTGTCGCCGCTTTCACCGTTGTGTCCCTTTCCGTTGGGGTGATGTTCGAACTGGTGCGTCAGATTGTTGAATCTGGTCTGCCAGTGGGGATTGCAGTGCAGGTGCTTCTACAGCGCCTGCCCAGTTTTCTGGTGATTTCATTTCCGATGGCCACACTGATGGCTTCGTTGTTGGCTTACAGCCGATTGTCCGCCAACAGTGAGCTCACCGCTCTTCGCAGCGTGGGAGTGACTGCTACGCGAATGATCGTGCCTGCTCTGATCTTGGCATTGGTGATGTCCGGATTAACTTTTATATTTAACGACGCACTCGTACCGAGAGCCAATCGCTCGGCTGAAACGACTCTCGCTCGAGCTTTAGGGAAGGCAATTGCAACAGAAAAGGGAACCAATATTGTCTATTCCCGTTTCGGTCGCCTTCAAGAAACTGATGGCACTTCTAATAAAGGCCTGGCGCAGTTGTTTTATGCCCGAAAGTTTCGAGATGGTGTGATGAACGAAGTGACCGTTCTTGATTTCACCCGCGCTGGTTTCACTCAGATGCTTGTTGCTGATCGAGCAGTCTGGAATGAGAGTCAGGCAAAGTGGCAGTTTTTCGATGGGCAGATCCTCACCCTGACTCCTTCAGGAAGTACCACTTCCGCTGATTTCGACCAATACCTCTATCCACTGAGCGCAGCACCGATCCGTATTGCCAAGTTGCCAAAGGATGCGAACAACATGACGGTGGTTGAAGCACTTCAAGCCAAGGACCTGCTGCAACAAGCAGGAGATATCAAGGAAGCACGCAGGCTGGAGGTAAGGATTCAGGAAAAATTCACCTTGCCAATGGCCTGTTTGGTCTTCGGTCTGATCGGTGCGAGTCTCGGAGCCAAACCGAACAACCGCACGAGCCGTAGTCAGGGTTTCGGTATCAGCGTTGTGTTGATTCTCGTGTATTACGTACTCAGTTTCAGCTTCAGCTCGTTAGGAGTGAAGGGCACCCTGCCTCCGCTGCTCGCGGCCTGGTCGCCGGTGTTGATCTCTCTGGCAGGTGGCGGTTTCTTGCTTCGGCAGGCCAGCCGCTGA
- the rpe gene encoding ribulose-phosphate 3-epimerase translates to MSTKSLVVSPSILSADFSRLGEEVKAVDQAGADWIHVDVMDGRFVPNITIGPLIVDALRPVTAKPLDVHLMIVEPEKYVADFAKAGADIISVQVEACPHLHRNLAQIKDLGKMAGAVLNPSTPLSTLEYCLELCDLVLIMSVNPGFGGQSFIDNQVQKIRDLRRMCEEKGVDPWIEVDGGVKGGNAWKVIEAGANAIVSGSGVFNQPDYAAAIQGIRDSKRPEAVLV, encoded by the coding sequence ATGAGCACCAAGTCCCTGGTGGTCTCCCCATCCATTCTTTCAGCGGATTTCTCACGACTCGGCGAGGAGGTCAAAGCTGTTGACCAAGCCGGTGCGGACTGGATTCACGTTGACGTAATGGACGGCCGCTTTGTGCCGAACATCACGATCGGTCCCCTGATCGTTGACGCACTTCGACCGGTCACGGCCAAGCCTTTAGACGTGCACTTGATGATCGTCGAGCCTGAGAAGTACGTAGCAGATTTCGCCAAAGCCGGCGCCGATATCATTTCTGTTCAGGTTGAGGCCTGCCCTCACCTGCATCGAAATCTTGCTCAGATCAAGGATCTCGGCAAGATGGCTGGTGCTGTTCTCAACCCCAGCACACCGCTCAGCACCCTTGAATACTGCCTCGAACTGTGCGATCTCGTGCTGATCATGAGCGTCAACCCTGGTTTCGGTGGCCAGAGCTTCATCGACAATCAGGTTCAGAAGATTCGTGACCTGCGACGGATGTGTGAGGAAAAAGGTGTAGATCCCTGGATCGAAGTGGATGGTGGCGTGAAAGGCGGAAATGCCTGGAAAGTGATAGAAGCTGGTGCCAACGCCATCGTGAGCGGTTCTGGAGTGTTCAATCAGCCTGATTACGCCGCTGCCATCCAGGGCATTCGTGACAGCAAGCGACCGGAAGCTGTTCTGGTCTGA
- the ccsB gene encoding c-type cytochrome biogenesis protein CcsB translates to MGSLDLESIVSEPVLLLGLIAFALLLTALPWSFWALSNGRSSSAVRSLLGMANLLLTAQLVLRWWQSGHFPISNLYESLCFLAWACTLTQLLVERQWPSPLVAASATPMGLGCIAFASFALPDQLQQASPLVPALRSSWLVMHVSVIMVSYAALLVGSLLSVAVLFTDREQQLELRSSSIGTGAFRRAIPAPVGDGSVVLQASPDLQLSSLDFSRSEQLDNLSYRTITVGFLLLTVGIISGAVWANEAWGSWWSWDPKETWALICWLVYAAYLHTRLSRGWQGRRPALVAVAGLFVIVVCYIGVNLLGIGLHSYGWFFG, encoded by the coding sequence TTGGGGAGTCTCGATCTTGAATCAATCGTCTCAGAACCTGTTCTGCTTCTTGGTTTGATTGCCTTCGCTCTTCTGCTCACAGCGCTGCCGTGGAGTTTCTGGGCTCTGTCGAATGGTCGCAGCTCCAGCGCTGTCCGCTCTCTTCTTGGAATGGCCAATCTTTTGTTAACAGCGCAGTTGGTGCTGCGTTGGTGGCAGTCCGGTCATTTCCCGATCAGCAATCTCTACGAATCTCTTTGTTTCCTCGCTTGGGCTTGCACACTCACCCAGCTGCTGGTGGAGCGTCAGTGGCCCTCACCGCTCGTGGCGGCATCGGCTACACCCATGGGCCTGGGGTGCATTGCCTTTGCCAGTTTTGCTCTCCCTGATCAGCTTCAGCAGGCCTCTCCTCTGGTTCCCGCTCTTCGCAGCAGCTGGCTGGTCATGCACGTGAGCGTGATCATGGTGAGTTATGCCGCTCTTCTGGTGGGATCGCTGCTTTCGGTAGCGGTTCTTTTCACGGACCGGGAGCAGCAGCTTGAGCTGAGAAGCAGTTCTATCGGAACGGGTGCCTTTCGCCGGGCGATACCAGCGCCAGTCGGTGATGGCTCTGTGGTTTTGCAAGCTTCACCGGATCTGCAGTTGTCTTCCTTGGATTTCAGTCGCAGTGAGCAGCTCGATAATCTCAGTTATCGAACGATCACAGTGGGATTCCTTCTCCTAACCGTAGGAATCATCAGTGGCGCCGTTTGGGCTAACGAAGCATGGGGAAGCTGGTGGAGCTGGGATCCTAAAGAAACCTGGGCGTTGATCTGTTGGCTTGTCTATGCGGCTTATCTCCATACCCGTCTCAGCCGCGGCTGGCAGGGACGACGTCCAGCTCTGGTCGCAGTCGCTGGTTTGTTTGTCATTGTTGTTTGCTATATCGGAGTGAATCTACTCGGCATCGGATTGCATAGTTATGGATGGTTTTTTGGGTAA
- the glpX gene encoding class II fructose-bisphosphatase, which yields MDRTLIQEILEVVEQAAIASARLTGLGKKDEADAAAVEAMRQRMGTIQMQGRIVIGEGERDEAPMLYIGEEVGSGTGPGVDFAVDPCEGTNLCANNQRGSMAVLAASDRGGLFNAPDFYMKKLAAPPAAKGKVDIRKSATENIKILSECLGMAASELTIVVMDRARHKDLIAEIRATGARVQPISDGDVQAAIACGFAGTGTHCLMGIGAAPEGVISAAAMRALGGHFQGQLVYDPAVAQTKEWADLTKEGNLARLAEMGIADPDKIYEAEELASGEHVVFAGSGITDGLLFHGVKFESDCTRTSSLVISNLDNTCRFTNTVHIKDGAQSIALS from the coding sequence GTGGATCGCACTCTCATCCAGGAAATTCTCGAGGTCGTTGAGCAGGCGGCTATCGCCTCCGCCCGCCTCACTGGTCTCGGCAAAAAGGATGAAGCCGATGCTGCTGCCGTTGAGGCCATGCGACAGCGCATGGGAACAATCCAAATGCAGGGCCGCATCGTGATCGGTGAGGGCGAGCGTGATGAGGCTCCCATGCTCTACATCGGCGAAGAGGTCGGCAGCGGCACTGGTCCTGGTGTCGACTTCGCTGTTGACCCCTGTGAAGGTACGAATCTGTGCGCCAACAATCAGAGGGGCTCGATGGCCGTCCTGGCTGCTTCTGATCGTGGTGGCCTTTTCAACGCTCCAGACTTCTATATGAAGAAGCTCGCTGCACCTCCGGCTGCGAAAGGCAAGGTGGATATCCGCAAATCGGCCACTGAAAACATCAAAATCCTCAGCGAATGCCTGGGGATGGCGGCCAGTGAGCTCACCATCGTGGTGATGGATCGTGCTCGCCACAAAGATCTGATTGCTGAGATCCGCGCCACCGGCGCCCGTGTTCAGCCCATTTCAGACGGTGATGTTCAGGCTGCGATCGCCTGTGGATTTGCTGGCACAGGAACCCATTGCCTGATGGGCATCGGTGCTGCTCCTGAGGGCGTGATTTCTGCGGCGGCCATGCGCGCCCTTGGCGGCCACTTCCAGGGTCAGCTCGTTTACGACCCCGCGGTTGCTCAGACCAAGGAGTGGGCGGATCTCACCAAGGAAGGCAACCTCGCCCGCTTGGCTGAAATGGGCATCGCCGATCCCGATAAAATTTATGAGGCTGAGGAATTGGCCTCTGGTGAGCATGTGGTGTTTGCCGGCAGTGGCATCACTGATGGCCTCCTATTCCATGGCGTTAAGTTCGAGTCGGACTGCACCCGAACGAGCAGCTTGGTGATCAGCAACCTGGACAACACCTGCCGCTTCACCAACACGGTGCACATCAAGGACGGCGCCCAGAGCATCGCGCTGAGCTGA